One window of the Rosa rugosa chromosome 3, drRosRugo1.1, whole genome shotgun sequence genome contains the following:
- the LOC133739262 gene encoding uncharacterized protein LOC133739262, with translation MAIDEYDFTKPGAIPFQWEIRPGVPKVQHQKQPPPPPSPPPPPQTCDYDLSPLKPPPAGFVFVPLAEPRTRSFRLGSATRSRSERWRFEQPNMLARRPEIVSSPGCFLSPLLRRKLMSGKKGKSGGGARTVPEPDCSSDLETLARWSLSSRKSLLSPFRDSPTSMSSYSSYQSSPRPVSDAEWAGFGLF, from the coding sequence ATGGCGATTGATGAGTATGATTTCACAAAACCAGGAGCTATCCCATTTCAATGGGAAATACGCCCCGGCGTACCCAAAGTCCAACACCAAaaacaaccaccaccaccaccgtcaccgccaccgccaccacaaACTTGTGATTACGATCTTAGTCCTCTCAAACCGCCACCAGCCGGGTTCGTTTTCGTGCCTCTAGCGGAGCCACGGACCCGGTCGTTTCGTTTGGGTTCTGCAACCCGATCGCGTTCAGAGCGGTGGCGGTTTGAGCAGCCCAATATGCTGGCCCGGCGACCCGAGATTGTTTCGTCACCGGGGTGCTTCTTGTCTCCTCTGCTAAGGAGAAAGCTGATGAGCGGGAAAAAGGGGAAGAGTGGTGGTGGTGCAAGAACGGTACCCGAACCCGACTGCAGTTCTGACCTTGAAACACTGGCCCGGTGGTCGCTTTCTTCCCGGAAATCGCTGCTTTCGCCGTTCCGTGACTCACCGACGTCGATGTCGTCGTACTCGTCCTACCAGTCGTCCCCGCGACCCGTAAGCGACGCAGAGTGGGCCGGGTTCGGACTCTTCTAG
- the LOC133739115 gene encoding replication factor C subunit 4 isoform X1, whose product MAPLVQSSQPWVEKYRPKQVKDVAQQDEVVRVLTNTLETSNCPHMLFYGPPGTGKTTTALAIAHQLFGPELYKSRVLELNASDDRGINVVRTKIKDFAAVAVGSGQRQGGYPCPPFKIIILDEADSMTEDAQNALRRTMETYSKVTRFFFICNYISRIIEPLASRCAKFRFKPLSEDIMITRVLHICQEEGLDLEPEVLSTLSSISQGDLRRAITYLQSAARLFGSSITSKDLISVSGVIPQEVVDSFFAACRSGNFDLANKEVNNVIAEGYPVSQMFSQVPCLLFYFCCSEFIMLVIEIWILIECCFQLFEIVVGADDISDEQKARICKKLGEADKRLVDGSDEYLQLLDVASSAMRAICNMQEEFS is encoded by the exons ATGGCGCCATTGGTCCAGAGCTCTCAGCCATGGGTCGAAAAATA TCGGCCGAAGCAAGTGAAAGATGTGGCTCAGCAGGATGAGGTGGTCCGCGTCCTCACCAACACCCTAGAGACCTCAAAT TGTCCTCATATGCTCTTCTATGGCCCGCCCGGCACCGGAAAAACCACCACCGCTCTCGCCATTGCCCACCAGCTTTTTGG ACCTGAACTCTACAAGTCTAGAGTTTTGGAGCTCAATGCAAGTGATGATCGTGGGATCAATGTTGTTCGGACAAAGATCAAAGACTTTGCTGCTGTCGCTGTGGGTTCTGGTCAACGACAGGG GGGTTACCCTTGTCCACCATTTAAGATCATTATTCTTGATGAGGCGGATTCAATGACAGAAGATGCTCAG AATGCCCTAAGACGTACAATGGAAACTTACTCCAAAGTCACAAGATTCTTCTTTATATGTAATTATATCAGCAG GATCATAGAGCCACTTGCCTCAAGGTGTGCAAAGTTCAGGTTTAAGCCACTTTCAGAAGATATAATGATCACCCGTGTACTGCACATTTGCCAAGAAGAAGGACTTGACCTGGAGCCAGAG GTTCTGTCAACACTAAGTTCTATCTCACAAGGTGATCTTCGTCGAGCTATCACATATTTGCAG TCAGCTGCTCGCTTATTTGGATCTTCTATTACTTCAAAGGACCTGATTAGTGTCTCCGGG GTAATTCCACAAGAGGTTGTCGATTCATTTTTTGCTGCTTGCAGAAGTGGCAACTTTGATTTGGCAAACAAGGAAGTCAACAATGTAATTGCAGAAGGATATCCAGTCTCCCAAATGTTTTCACAGGTTCCATGTTTGCTCTTTTACTTTTGTTGCTCTGAGTTCATAATGCTTGTCATAGAAATATGGATACTAATAGAATGTTGCTTCCAGTTGTTTGAGATTGTGGTTGGAGCAGATGATATATCAGATGAACAGAAGGCTAGAATATGCAAGAAATTGGGCGAAGCAGATAAG CGTCTTGTTGATGGCAGTGACGAATACTTGCAGCTGCTGGATGTTGCAAGCAGCGCAATGCGAGCTATCTGTAACATGCAAGAAGAATTCTCTTAA
- the LOC133739115 gene encoding replication factor C subunit 4 isoform X2, which yields MAPLVQSSQPWVEKYRPKQVKDVAQQDEVVRVLTNTLETSNCPHMLFYGPPGTGKTTTALAIAHQLFGPELYKSRVLELNASDDRGINVVRTKIKDFAAVAVGSGQRQGGYPCPPFKIIILDEADSMTEDAQNALRRTMETYSKVTRFFFICNYISRIIEPLASRCAKFRFKPLSEDIMITRVLHICQEEGLDLEPEVLSTLSSISQGDLRRAITYLQSAARLFGSSITSKDLISVSGVIPQEVVDSFFAACRSGNFDLANKEVNNVIAEGYPVSQMFSQLFEIVVGADDISDEQKARICKKLGEADKRLVDGSDEYLQLLDVASSAMRAICNMQEEFS from the exons ATGGCGCCATTGGTCCAGAGCTCTCAGCCATGGGTCGAAAAATA TCGGCCGAAGCAAGTGAAAGATGTGGCTCAGCAGGATGAGGTGGTCCGCGTCCTCACCAACACCCTAGAGACCTCAAAT TGTCCTCATATGCTCTTCTATGGCCCGCCCGGCACCGGAAAAACCACCACCGCTCTCGCCATTGCCCACCAGCTTTTTGG ACCTGAACTCTACAAGTCTAGAGTTTTGGAGCTCAATGCAAGTGATGATCGTGGGATCAATGTTGTTCGGACAAAGATCAAAGACTTTGCTGCTGTCGCTGTGGGTTCTGGTCAACGACAGGG GGGTTACCCTTGTCCACCATTTAAGATCATTATTCTTGATGAGGCGGATTCAATGACAGAAGATGCTCAG AATGCCCTAAGACGTACAATGGAAACTTACTCCAAAGTCACAAGATTCTTCTTTATATGTAATTATATCAGCAG GATCATAGAGCCACTTGCCTCAAGGTGTGCAAAGTTCAGGTTTAAGCCACTTTCAGAAGATATAATGATCACCCGTGTACTGCACATTTGCCAAGAAGAAGGACTTGACCTGGAGCCAGAG GTTCTGTCAACACTAAGTTCTATCTCACAAGGTGATCTTCGTCGAGCTATCACATATTTGCAG TCAGCTGCTCGCTTATTTGGATCTTCTATTACTTCAAAGGACCTGATTAGTGTCTCCGGG GTAATTCCACAAGAGGTTGTCGATTCATTTTTTGCTGCTTGCAGAAGTGGCAACTTTGATTTGGCAAACAAGGAAGTCAACAATGTAATTGCAGAAGGATATCCAGTCTCCCAAATGTTTTCACAG TTGTTTGAGATTGTGGTTGGAGCAGATGATATATCAGATGAACAGAAGGCTAGAATATGCAAGAAATTGGGCGAAGCAGATAAG CGTCTTGTTGATGGCAGTGACGAATACTTGCAGCTGCTGGATGTTGCAAGCAGCGCAATGCGAGCTATCTGTAACATGCAAGAAGAATTCTCTTAA